The following nucleotide sequence is from bacterium BMS3Abin14.
TGAAAAATGCCGTTGTGCTGGGCGCCGGGCTCATCGGCACAAAGACTGCCGAGGCCCTTTCACGGGTTATCGATCGTGTCACGGTGGTGGAACTTGCCGACAGGGTTCTTGCCCTCGTTTCCGATGAAACCTCGTCGCGGCTTGCCGCCGATGCCTTTCGGAAAAAAGGTGTGGAGATTCTTCTGGGCAATTCCATCATCGAGGTCAGAGGGCATGGAAAGGTGGAGGAGGTTCTCCTTCTGGATGGAACCGTCCTTCCCTGCGATCTCCTGGTAGTCGCCGTGGGTGTAAGGCCCAGGGTCGAACTTGCCGGGGGAACGGATATCCGGGTGGATACCGCCAGGACGGGAGGCGGGTTCATGGTGGAGGACAACATGGCCACTAGCATCGAAAATGTTTACGCGTGCGGTGACGCTTCACATGCCCACGATTTTGTGACGGGCGCCCACCGCCTCCTGCCTCTGTGGCCCAATGCCTACATCGGCGGGCGTATTGCCGGGCTCAATATGGCCGGGGTTCCCAGCCGCCACCGATGGGCCACCAACATGAACTCGGTGGATTTTTTCGGGCTTCCTATGGTTTCCGCCGGTTTTATGGAAAAGCCGAACCGTAAGGGGTTCACGGAAATCATAAGGGATGAAAAGGGTAAATACGCCAAGCTTGTTCTTAAGGACGGTGTCATAAAGGGCATGGTTATGGCTGGGTGCGTCGCCCGTGCCGGTATATACCTTGGGCTGATGAGGAACAAGGTCAAGACAACGTCCTTCTCCGATCATCTCCTGTCTCACGATTTCGGGGCCGTTCACCTGCCGGACGAAGTCAAGGAGAAGATGAAACAGCCAATCAGGATTATCGAGTAGATCGTGGTGTCAGAGACAGTACCTCATTGGGTCTCAGGTTCCATGCAAACGAGCTTTGACTGCAGAAAAGTGAAACATAGGAAACAGACATGAGAAACCTTTGCAGTGTCAACAACCCATATAACGACGACAAGGTCATCTCCCAGTGCTCCATCTTCGGGATGATGAATACCTCCGGGAAGCTCATTTCGGGCAAAGATTGCATAACGGCCATCACCAACATGCATGAGCGTGGGAACGGGCTCGGGGCCGGGTTTGCCATATACGGTATCTACCCCGATCGGCCCGACGATTATGCTCTCCACATCATGTTCGAAACCAAGGTCAGCCGCGAGGAAACCGAGACCTATCTAAGGAGGCTCTTCGATATCAGCTTGGCCGAGGAGGTCCCCACCTTTCCTACGGAAACCATTACCAACCCTCCTTATATCTGGAGGTATTTCGTTCGCCCCAAGCTCAAGGAAACACATGAGATAGTCAATGAGGATGATGTTGTCACGCGAAGGGTCTTCAAAATCAACATATCCATTGAAGGCGCTTTCGTTTTTTCCTCGGGCAAGAACATGGGGGTTTTCAAGGGAGTGGGATTCCCTGAGGATATCGCCCTGTTTTTCGGGCTGGAACACTACCATGGTTATATCTGGACGTCCCATGGACGGTTTCCGACCAACACTCAGGGCTGGTGGGGCGGCGCGCACCCGCTGTCACTGCTGGACTGGACCGTGGTTCACAATGGTGAGATCTCGTCCTACGGCGCCAACCGCAGGTTTCTCGAGATGTACGGCTATGTATGCACCATGCAGACGGATACCGAGGTGGTGGCCTACGCTGTGGACCTCCTGGAAAGGAAGCACGGTCTTCCCATCGAGGTGGTAATGGACATCTTTTCGCCGCCGATCTGGGAGCAGATCGACCGTATGAACTCCAGTGACAGGAAATATTTCGAGGCCATCCGGAATACTTACGGCTCCCTGCTGCTCAACGGGCCCTTCGCCATTATCGTGGCCCATCATGGAGAGATGATCGCCCACACCGACCGTATTCGTTTAAGGCCAATGGTTGCCGGGATAAAGGGAGATATCGTATACGCCTCATCCGAGGAATCGGCTATCCGCCTGGTTTGTCCGGAGCTGGACAAGATATGGATTCCCACCGGCGGGCACCCGGTCATAGCCCGTCTGAAAGGGACCGAAGGACACGACGTTGTCGAGGGTGGACGGGAGTTTCTGGGGACGACCGTTATGGAGGTTCAATAGATGCGCAGTGCACTTCTTCCGGAATTTTCCGTTGTAAGGGACGAGGATCGGTGCATCCAGTGCCGGGTTTGCGAGCGCCAGTGCTCCTTCGGCGTTTTCAGTTACGATGCCTACAACAATCTGATGGTGCACAGGGAGGAGAACTGCGTGGCATGCCAGAGATGCTCCGTTCTCTGCCCCACCAACGCTCTGGTTATCAAAAATAACGACTACACCTATCGGCCCAACGCCAACTGGACCCGCGAGGCCATCCGCGATCTGAAAAAGCAGGCCGAGACGGGAGGTGTGCTTCTCACTGGAATGGGGTGTGACAAACCGCTGAAAAATTACTGGGATCACATCCTTCTTAACGCTTCCCAGGTGACCAACCCTTCCATCGACCCTCTCCGGGAACCCATGGAGCTGCGCACCCGGCTGGGAAGAAGATCCGACCGGCTTGAGTTCAGAAATGGGAACCTTGAGGTGCCCGATTATCCGTTTGTGGAGCTTTCCACGCCCATAATGTTCGGGGCCATGTCATACGGCGCCATCAGTTATAACTGCTTCAAATCCCTCGCTCAGGCCGCCCACGAGGTCGGAACCATGTTTAACAC
It contains:
- the padH gene encoding NADH-dependent phenylglyoxylate dehydrogenase subunit epsilon — translated: MAVKKYDYLIVGNSAGGIGCVEGIRREDREGSIAILADEKYHTYARPLITHLLEGDVDRRGMDYRPRDFYRKHSVDAFLGYRARNLDMEKRSISISGSGGTSSGGNGDGKRTLRFDKLLLATGGSPFIPPMEGSGLDGVTTMITLDQSLEVKKRLGRVKNAVVLGAGLIGTKTAEALSRVIDRVTVVELADRVLALVSDETSSRLAADAFRKKGVEILLGNSIIEVRGHGKVEEVLLLDGTVLPCDLLVVAVGVRPRVELAGGTDIRVDTARTGGGFMVEDNMATSIENVYACGDASHAHDFVTGAHRLLPLWPNAYIGGRIAGLNMAGVPSRHRWATNMNSVDFFGLPMVSAGFMEKPNRKGFTEIIRDEKGKYAKLVLKDGVIKGMVMAGCVARAGIYLGLMRNKVKTTSFSDHLLSHDFGAVHLPDEVKEKMKQPIRIIE
- a CDS encoding glucosamine--fructose-6-phosphate aminotransferase; its protein translation is MRNLCSVNNPYNDDKVISQCSIFGMMNTSGKLISGKDCITAITNMHERGNGLGAGFAIYGIYPDRPDDYALHIMFETKVSREETETYLRRLFDISLAEEVPTFPTETITNPPYIWRYFVRPKLKETHEIVNEDDVVTRRVFKINISIEGAFVFSSGKNMGVFKGVGFPEDIALFFGLEHYHGYIWTSHGRFPTNTQGWWGGAHPLSLLDWTVVHNGEISSYGANRRFLEMYGYVCTMQTDTEVVAYAVDLLERKHGLPIEVVMDIFSPPIWEQIDRMNSSDRKYFEAIRNTYGSLLLNGPFAIIVAHHGEMIAHTDRIRLRPMVAGIKGDIVYASSEESAIRLVCPELDKIWIPTGGHPVIARLKGTEGHDVVEGGREFLGTTVMEVQ